A stretch of Corallococcus macrosporus DNA encodes these proteins:
- a CDS encoding glycosyltransferase family 87 protein: MSLPVNEHRQRASLKVEWALLLVLAVAAVAVGQHPRRGADFRVYLTAAERFREGTDLYRAEDGTMPFKYAPVTAPLFLPFTAVPPRAAVALWNLGSVLALGAVSVLTRRALPASKEATPWAWAPVLATAVLLPAFSFEIFYGQVDAVLLWLLVLAAVGAERGRVWGPGAAFAVACLLKPPAALLGLFFLARRHWRVVGTTAFFGVLLVLPTLGRYGWTGTLSQLRDWTETLARTTPPWALGHNPQGLPTLLLSLVLPPESIPPEGAMTLAQAVALGLFVVALVWARPGPVELLAFCCLGVTLLSPLAWRANYLLAWPVIRAALEGRSRLGQACVAAVALIGVAVSDAVLGAELARRVLLFRPFALAYTALLIALLWQTRRHGTPTAVLSDKAVTHLPRDFLNARGS; this comes from the coding sequence GTGTCCCTGCCCGTGAACGAGCACCGCCAACGCGCATCCCTGAAGGTGGAGTGGGCGCTGCTGCTGGTGCTCGCCGTGGCGGCCGTGGCGGTGGGACAGCATCCCCGCCGCGGCGCGGACTTCCGCGTCTACCTCACCGCCGCCGAGCGCTTCCGCGAGGGCACGGACCTCTACCGCGCGGAGGACGGCACCATGCCGTTCAAGTACGCGCCCGTCACCGCGCCCCTGTTCCTACCCTTCACCGCCGTGCCTCCGCGCGCGGCCGTGGCGCTGTGGAACCTGGGGTCCGTGCTCGCGCTCGGCGCCGTGTCCGTGCTCACGCGCCGCGCGCTGCCTGCCTCCAAGGAGGCGACGCCGTGGGCATGGGCGCCGGTGCTCGCCACCGCGGTGCTGCTGCCCGCGTTCTCCTTCGAGATCTTCTACGGCCAGGTGGACGCCGTGCTGCTGTGGCTGCTGGTGCTCGCGGCGGTGGGCGCGGAGCGGGGCCGCGTGTGGGGACCGGGCGCGGCCTTCGCCGTCGCGTGTCTGCTCAAGCCTCCGGCCGCGCTGCTGGGGTTGTTCTTCCTGGCCCGCAGACACTGGCGCGTCGTGGGGACCACGGCCTTCTTCGGCGTCCTCCTGGTGCTGCCCACGCTGGGCCGCTACGGGTGGACGGGCACGCTGTCACAACTGCGTGACTGGACGGAGACCCTGGCGCGCACCACGCCGCCGTGGGCGCTGGGCCACAACCCGCAGGGCCTGCCCACGCTGCTGCTGTCGCTGGTGCTGCCTCCGGAGTCGATTCCTCCCGAGGGCGCGATGACGCTGGCGCAGGCCGTGGCGCTGGGGCTGTTCGTCGTGGCGCTGGTGTGGGCGCGACCCGGGCCCGTGGAGTTGCTCGCGTTCTGCTGCCTGGGCGTGACGCTGTTGTCACCGTTGGCGTGGCGCGCGAACTACCTGCTCGCGTGGCCGGTGATCCGCGCGGCGCTGGAGGGCCGCTCGCGCCTGGGGCAGGCGTGCGTGGCGGCGGTGGCGCTCATCGGCGTGGCCGTGTCGGACGCGGTGCTGGGAGCGGAGCTCGCCCGGCGCGTGCTGCTCTTCAGGCCCTTCGCGCTCGCGTACACCGCGCTGCTGATCGCGCTGTTGTGGCAGACGCGGCGTCACGGGACGCCCACGGCGGTTCTCTCCGACAAGGCCGTGACGCACCTGCCGCGCGATTTTTTGAACGCTCGCGGTTCGTGA
- a CDS encoding DUF3592 domain-containing protein yields the protein MSVMAALALDPVRLFVVVVFLLMIVGVLVVLLLQHELTLKLREEGLLARGEVVEVTEEEWDSSTYFIVKYVLHLQDGSELRGSYTRNKAPPVVGEPVEALYLAHNPRRYQLVGTEVGLLGTLMGVMVITVVLVLLVILMLAPANQAPAPRKPTPSRLLRNLDEPSPPTRPPPPWEKRQLGEY from the coding sequence ATGAGCGTCATGGCCGCCCTCGCGCTGGACCCCGTTCGGCTCTTCGTGGTGGTGGTGTTTCTCCTGATGATCGTGGGGGTCCTGGTGGTGCTGCTCCTCCAGCACGAGCTGACCCTGAAGCTCCGGGAGGAGGGACTGCTCGCCCGGGGTGAGGTGGTCGAGGTGACCGAGGAGGAGTGGGACTCCAGCACCTACTTCATCGTGAAGTACGTCCTGCACCTGCAAGACGGCTCGGAGCTCCGCGGCAGCTACACCAGGAACAAGGCGCCTCCTGTCGTGGGAGAACCCGTGGAGGCCCTCTACCTCGCGCACAACCCCCGGCGCTACCAGCTCGTGGGCACCGAGGTCGGACTGCTGGGCACCCTGATGGGCGTGATGGTCATCACGGTGGTGCTGGTCCTGCTCGTCATCCTGATGCTCGCGCCCGCGAATCAGGCCCCGGCGCCGCGCAAGCCCACGCCTTCGCGCCTCCTCCGGAACCTGGACGAGCCGTCCCCGCCCACGAGGCCGCCTCCCCCTTGGGAGAAGCGGCAGCTCGGCGAGTACTAG
- a CDS encoding ribosome-binding factor A encodes MSSSRHRRPRASSRRSGSSLFHSEAPSARHLRVQSTLSEELSLLFRGELSDPQLEGVALTSCELSPEGRIASIGYTLPHDADPADVKEALCRAEGYLRSQLAQQLNLKRTPHLRFVLVGTAPRTDPEDAEGGDA; translated from the coding sequence ATGTCCTCTTCCAGGCATCGCCGTCCCCGCGCGTCCTCCCGGCGCTCGGGTTCCTCGCTGTTCCATTCCGAAGCCCCGTCCGCGCGTCACCTGCGCGTCCAATCCACCCTCTCCGAGGAGCTCTCGCTGCTCTTCCGCGGTGAGCTGTCCGACCCACAACTCGAAGGCGTCGCGCTGACGTCGTGCGAGCTGTCCCCCGAAGGCCGCATCGCGAGCATCGGCTACACGCTGCCGCACGACGCGGACCCCGCTGACGTGAAGGAGGCCCTCTGCCGGGCGGAGGGCTACCTGCGCTCGCAGCTCGCGCAGCAGCTGAACCTCAAGCGCACCCCGCACCTGCGCTTCGTCCTCGTGGGCACCGCCCCGCGCACGGACCCAGAAGACGCGGAAGGGGGTGACGCATGA
- a CDS encoding TolB family protein, which produces MRRWLGGVVAVGMLGACEPLDDAGGGGTTGDVLFDRGFAFVREDRNIYVVDDDGDPNSPQRLTTGGGAYTPSISRNGNSIVFVQKSGSTSSIQTVPTSGGPVSTLISSNDTACGACTNFRGPTFSPDGRTIVFAFDRGSGSQSALGSIAVDGSGFKDLTPGNTIAYGSPSFFPSGSTVVAPAGSNTFQYNQLAFVPVGGGSPSFVSLGNEVLAIANRAVVSPDGRQIALDGRLSSGSTRIFVGNVTSAGISGALRRLTDYTASTVQESFPSWTNSTQLGFLFNDSGGDPSIYRAPVSSTASSVTLAVPSANEPFYGPN; this is translated from the coding sequence ATGCGGCGATGGCTCGGTGGTGTGGTGGCGGTGGGGATGTTGGGGGCGTGCGAGCCCCTGGATGACGCGGGTGGTGGTGGCACCACGGGCGACGTCCTCTTCGACCGGGGGTTCGCCTTCGTGCGCGAGGACCGGAACATCTACGTGGTGGACGACGACGGCGACCCCAACAGCCCGCAGCGGCTGACGACGGGCGGCGGCGCGTACACGCCGTCCATCTCCCGCAACGGCAACAGCATCGTGTTCGTGCAGAAGTCGGGCAGCACGTCCTCCATCCAGACGGTGCCGACTTCCGGTGGTCCGGTGTCCACGCTCATCAGCAGCAACGACACGGCGTGCGGCGCGTGCACCAACTTCCGAGGGCCCACGTTCAGCCCGGACGGGCGCACCATCGTGTTCGCGTTCGACCGGGGCTCGGGCTCGCAGAGCGCGCTGGGAAGCATCGCGGTGGATGGCAGCGGCTTCAAGGACCTGACGCCCGGCAACACCATCGCGTACGGCTCGCCGTCCTTCTTCCCCAGCGGGAGCACGGTGGTGGCGCCCGCGGGCAGCAACACGTTCCAGTACAACCAGCTCGCGTTCGTGCCGGTGGGCGGTGGCAGCCCCAGCTTCGTGTCGCTGGGCAACGAGGTGCTGGCCATCGCGAACCGCGCGGTGGTGTCCCCGGACGGCCGGCAGATCGCGCTGGACGGGCGGCTGTCGTCCGGCAGCACGCGCATCTTCGTGGGCAACGTGACGTCCGCGGGCATCAGCGGCGCGCTGCGGCGGCTGACGGACTACACGGCCAGCACGGTGCAGGAGAGCTTCCCCAGCTGGACGAACAGCACGCAGCTGGGCTTCCTCTTCAACGACTCCGGCGGTGACCCCAGCATCTACCGCGCGCCGGTGTCCTCCACGGCCAGCTCCGTCACGCTCGCGGTGCCCTCCGCGAACGAGCCCTTCTACGGGCCCAACTAG
- a CDS encoding DUF3592 domain-containing protein, with the protein MPLPPLLIAALLVGVPLVVLVQLLLQYQLTRELEEKGLHARGEVVRVRGSWLYGHHRVVEYVFFPQEGGEVRGEYKTHRSGLLSGVPSEGDPLEVLYLPDNPHRHQRVGTEVGLLGAATAVIGVVMFFFVLVFLLTLAPAKKAPEARGTAPSRRLQQYEGSPRTRPPPSGEKRQLGAY; encoded by the coding sequence ATGCCCCTGCCCCCACTGCTGATCGCGGCGCTCCTCGTGGGTGTTCCCCTGGTGGTGCTGGTGCAGCTGTTGCTCCAGTACCAGCTCACCCGGGAGCTGGAGGAGAAGGGGCTGCATGCCCGGGGCGAGGTGGTCCGCGTCCGCGGGAGCTGGCTGTACGGGCACCATCGCGTCGTGGAGTACGTCTTCTTCCCGCAGGAAGGGGGAGAGGTCCGTGGCGAGTACAAGACGCACCGGTCCGGACTCCTGTCCGGCGTCCCTTCCGAAGGGGACCCCCTGGAGGTCCTCTACCTGCCGGACAATCCCCACCGTCACCAGCGCGTGGGGACGGAGGTCGGGCTGCTGGGCGCCGCGACCGCGGTGATTGGCGTGGTGATGTTCTTCTTCGTGCTCGTCTTCCTGCTGACGCTCGCGCCCGCGAAGAAGGCCCCGGAGGCGCGAGGCACCGCGCCCTCGCGCAGGCTCCAGCAGTATGAAGGCTCTCCACGCACGAGGCCGCCTCCCTCCGGGGAGAAGCGGCAGCTCGGGGCTTACTAG
- a CDS encoding biopolymer transporter ExbD, whose protein sequence is MSATRRSLTPEMNVTPLVDVVLVLLIIFMVVTPQLEAGAAVDLPAAMNPDAENKNLEPTTVSLAANGSFYLDRKQLNRDALVAELKALHQAKPDAPVVLKADKGVAYAQVRGVFKAMQDIGFPGISLQVIDRKKN, encoded by the coding sequence ATGTCGGCCACGCGTAGGAGCCTCACGCCGGAGATGAACGTGACGCCCCTCGTGGACGTCGTGCTCGTCCTCCTCATCATCTTCATGGTCGTCACGCCGCAGTTGGAGGCCGGCGCCGCGGTGGACCTGCCCGCGGCGATGAACCCGGACGCGGAGAACAAGAACCTGGAGCCCACCACGGTGAGCCTGGCGGCCAACGGGTCGTTCTACCTGGACCGCAAGCAGCTCAACCGGGACGCGCTGGTGGCGGAGCTGAAGGCGCTGCACCAGGCGAAGCCGGACGCGCCCGTGGTGCTCAAGGCGGACAAGGGCGTGGCGTACGCGCAGGTGCGCGGCGTGTTCAAGGCGATGCAGGACATCGGGTTCCCGGGCATCAGTCTCCAGGTCATCGACCGGAAGAAGAACTGA
- a CDS encoding non-proteolytic archaemetzincin-like protein, producing MPQKTLLLVTVGSPPSALVNGLQEPLATHLGVSTVVSRMALSSPAYAFNKDRGQYHCNAIMRRLGTVLEESPQDLVMGVTDADLFEPDSPFVFGQADRESKVAVMSLYRLRQGAEGETLRRRVQVEAVHQAGHLIGLSYCEDSRCVMFFPQSPQDVDRKSLGPCNVCRNELNRLNR from the coding sequence ATGCCGCAGAAGACGCTCCTGCTGGTCACCGTGGGCAGTCCACCGTCCGCGCTCGTGAACGGCTTGCAGGAACCGCTGGCGACCCATCTGGGCGTCAGCACGGTCGTGAGCCGGATGGCGCTGTCGTCGCCGGCCTACGCCTTCAACAAGGACCGCGGCCAGTACCACTGCAACGCCATCATGCGCCGGCTGGGCACGGTGCTGGAGGAGTCGCCGCAGGACCTGGTGATGGGCGTGACGGACGCGGACCTCTTCGAACCGGACTCGCCCTTCGTCTTCGGCCAGGCGGACCGCGAGTCCAAGGTCGCGGTGATGAGCCTGTACCGGCTGCGCCAGGGCGCGGAAGGGGAGACGCTCCGCCGCCGCGTGCAGGTGGAGGCGGTGCACCAGGCCGGGCACCTCATCGGCCTGTCGTACTGCGAGGACTCGCGCTGCGTGATGTTCTTCCCGCAGTCCCCGCAGGACGTCGACCGCAAGTCGCTGGGCCCCTGCAACGTCTGCCGCAACGAACTCAACCGCCTCAACCGCTGA
- a CDS encoding dihydrolipoyl dehydrogenase family protein, which translates to MAETFDVVVMGAGPAGENAGARAAAGGLKVALVEHELLGGECSYWACMPSKALLHPSETLWLAKHTPGVRELIQGPLKADAVLKHRDQMVSGYDDKGQVKWAEGAKLTVVRGQGRLAGARKVAVTGKDGKVRELEAKQAVVVATGSKPRLPDIAGLKDSRPWDNREGTGAKSVPGRLVVLGGGVEAVELAQAWRELGSEVTLVQRGPRVLKRFEPFVGEQVAEALRDSGVRVLLETQATKVQRSGAQGEYTITLTGGDTLRADALLVAMGRTARTDDLGLDTVGLKPGASIEVDDQLRAKGVDGGWLYACGDVNGRNLLTHMGKYQARLLGDVLLGKQVKAWADAKATPQVVFTHPQVGSVGLTEDKARKAGVPVKTVQYDLGNVAGASVMGQGLKGTAKLVVDEQRRVIVGATFTGPGVGEMLHAATIAVAGEVTLDTLWHAVPSYPTVSEVWLRLLEAYGL; encoded by the coding sequence ATGGCCGAGACTTTCGACGTGGTGGTGATGGGTGCGGGTCCCGCGGGTGAGAACGCGGGCGCGCGGGCGGCGGCGGGTGGCTTGAAGGTCGCGCTGGTGGAGCACGAGCTCCTGGGCGGCGAGTGTTCCTACTGGGCCTGCATGCCCAGCAAGGCGCTCCTGCACCCCAGCGAGACGCTGTGGCTGGCGAAGCACACGCCCGGCGTCCGCGAGCTCATCCAGGGCCCCCTCAAGGCGGACGCCGTGCTCAAGCACCGCGACCAGATGGTGTCCGGCTACGACGACAAGGGCCAGGTGAAGTGGGCGGAGGGCGCGAAGCTCACCGTGGTGCGCGGCCAGGGCCGGCTCGCCGGTGCGCGCAAGGTGGCCGTGACGGGCAAGGACGGCAAGGTGCGCGAGCTGGAGGCGAAGCAGGCCGTCGTCGTCGCCACCGGCAGCAAGCCGCGCCTGCCGGACATCGCGGGCCTGAAGGACTCACGGCCCTGGGACAACCGCGAGGGCACCGGCGCCAAGAGCGTGCCGGGCCGGCTGGTGGTGCTGGGCGGCGGCGTGGAGGCCGTGGAGCTGGCGCAGGCGTGGCGCGAGCTGGGCTCGGAGGTGACGCTGGTGCAGCGCGGGCCCCGCGTGCTGAAGCGCTTCGAGCCCTTCGTGGGCGAGCAGGTGGCCGAGGCGCTTCGCGACTCGGGCGTGCGCGTGCTGCTGGAGACGCAGGCCACCAAGGTGCAGCGCTCCGGCGCGCAGGGCGAGTACACCATCACGCTGACCGGTGGGGACACGCTGCGCGCGGACGCGCTGCTCGTCGCCATGGGCCGCACCGCGCGCACGGACGACCTGGGCCTGGACACGGTGGGGCTCAAGCCCGGCGCGTCCATCGAGGTGGATGATCAGCTCCGCGCGAAGGGCGTGGACGGCGGCTGGCTGTATGCGTGCGGCGACGTGAACGGCCGCAACCTGCTCACGCACATGGGCAAGTACCAGGCGCGGCTGTTGGGCGACGTCCTCCTGGGCAAGCAGGTGAAGGCGTGGGCGGACGCGAAGGCCACGCCACAGGTCGTCTTCACGCACCCGCAGGTGGGCAGCGTGGGGCTCACCGAGGACAAGGCTCGCAAGGCGGGCGTGCCGGTGAAGACGGTGCAGTACGACCTGGGCAACGTGGCCGGCGCGTCCGTCATGGGCCAGGGGCTCAAGGGCACCGCGAAGCTGGTGGTGGACGAGCAGCGCCGGGTCATCGTGGGCGCCACGTTCACGGGCCCCGGCGTGGGCGAGATGCTCCACGCGGCCACCATCGCCGTCGCGGGCGAGGTGACGCTGGACACGCTCTGGCACGCGGTGCCGTCGTACCCCACCGTGAGCGAGGTGTGGCTGCGGCTGCTGGAAGCCTACGGCCTGTGA
- a CDS encoding DUF3592 domain-containing protein yields MALFAARVLGATFVVLGVTLLVLTWGSYRRDTRLLSEGLHAEGTVVKKEFLAASDDSDYVLHYGFTPEGGTRQKLQRGVSSELWKRLRVGDRVSVLYDRDDPRHSFPEGHGMMSLGLALFFSVVLVLLTLIGGVALFARAVPEAPPVASTSLPPSS; encoded by the coding sequence GTGGCCCTCTTCGCGGCGCGGGTGCTGGGTGCGACGTTCGTGGTGCTGGGGGTGACCCTGCTGGTGCTGACGTGGGGGTCCTACCGGCGGGACACGCGCCTCTTGAGCGAGGGGCTGCACGCGGAGGGAACGGTGGTGAAGAAGGAGTTCCTCGCGGCCTCGGATGACAGCGATTACGTGCTGCACTACGGCTTCACGCCGGAGGGCGGCACGCGCCAGAAGCTCCAGCGCGGCGTCTCCTCGGAGCTGTGGAAGCGGCTGCGCGTGGGCGACCGGGTCTCCGTGCTCTACGACCGGGACGACCCGCGCCACAGCTTCCCGGAGGGTCACGGGATGATGTCGCTGGGGCTCGCCCTCTTCTTCAGCGTCGTGCTGGTGCTCCTCACGCTCATCGGAGGGGTGGCACTGTTCGCCAGGGCGGTGCCTGAGGCGCCCCCCGTTGCCTCCACTTCCCTCCCCCCGTCATCCTGA
- a CDS encoding RtcB family protein yields MMPRVLEVPSGAVPLLAWARTVPASALKQLQQLASQPYVTEHVAVMPDVHLASGVAVGTVFATQAHVVPGALGNDLGCGVSAHRFAFPAASLSRADLERVLSQLARVIPVGDAVHRGRGLPLPPGLESPPLSTQKLARAWERLAPRHLGTLGGGNHFLELDRDGAGDLWLLIHSGSRGVGGAVGEHHQRVAQALGQGTPPALRTDTEAGQACVQDLELACRFARANRDRLAVRALAVLADELGVAPDADSAVDVHHNHVASETHFGRALWVHRKGAVGLDAGARGLIPGSMGTASYVVEGRAEPRAFRSCSHGAGRVLSRREARARIHPDALVHALRRVVFDPGRAPALVEEAPAAYRDLSEVLEDEADLVTPRVRLTPLAVLKG; encoded by the coding sequence ATGATGCCCCGTGTCCTCGAGGTCCCCTCGGGCGCGGTGCCGCTCCTCGCCTGGGCGCGCACGGTGCCCGCGTCGGCCCTGAAGCAGCTTCAGCAGCTCGCCTCGCAGCCCTACGTCACGGAGCACGTGGCGGTGATGCCGGACGTGCACCTCGCGTCGGGCGTGGCGGTGGGCACGGTGTTCGCCACGCAGGCCCACGTCGTCCCCGGCGCGCTGGGCAACGACCTGGGCTGCGGCGTGAGCGCGCACCGCTTCGCCTTCCCCGCCGCCTCGCTGTCGCGCGCGGACCTGGAGCGGGTCCTGTCCCAGCTCGCCCGGGTCATCCCGGTGGGGGACGCGGTACACCGGGGACGGGGCCTGCCCCTGCCTCCCGGGCTCGAGTCCCCACCGCTGTCCACCCAGAAGCTGGCCCGGGCCTGGGAACGGCTGGCGCCACGCCACCTGGGCACGCTCGGGGGCGGCAACCACTTCCTGGAGCTGGACCGCGACGGAGCGGGGGACCTCTGGCTGCTCATCCACTCCGGCTCGCGGGGCGTGGGGGGCGCGGTGGGGGAGCACCATCAGCGCGTGGCCCAGGCGCTGGGCCAGGGCACACCGCCCGCGCTGCGCACGGACACCGAAGCGGGCCAGGCCTGCGTCCAGGACCTGGAGCTGGCGTGCCGCTTCGCCCGGGCCAACCGGGACCGGCTCGCGGTCCGGGCGCTGGCGGTGCTGGCGGACGAACTGGGCGTGGCGCCGGACGCGGACAGCGCCGTGGACGTGCACCACAACCACGTCGCCTCCGAGACACACTTCGGCCGCGCGCTCTGGGTCCACCGCAAGGGCGCGGTGGGGCTGGACGCGGGGGCCCGGGGGCTCATCCCCGGCTCCATGGGCACGGCCTCCTACGTCGTCGAGGGCCGCGCGGAGCCCCGCGCCTTCCGCTCCTGCTCGCACGGCGCGGGCCGCGTGCTCAGCCGTAGGGAGGCCCGCGCCCGCATCCACCCGGACGCGCTGGTCCACGCCCTGCGCCGCGTGGTGTTCGACCCGGGCCGCGCTCCCGCCCTGGTGGAGGAGGCGCCCGCCGCCTACCGGGACCTCTCCGAGGTGCTGGAGGACGAGGCGGACCTCGTGACGCCCCGCGTCCGGCTCACGCCCCTGGCCGTGCTCAAGGGCTGA
- a CDS encoding DUF3592 domain-containing protein, with protein MHALNLVLFTAFFVLAPLGVMGLLVRQHRLTLALRARGRVARGKVVRVRESWLKASVFVVEYVFRPPGGPELRGHYKVHKHRLPSQSVFEGIPVEVRYLQEAPHRHQCAESEVERHTVMAGVFGLVVLMVVAFARVFYVP; from the coding sequence ATGCACGCCCTCAACCTGGTCCTGTTCACGGCTTTCTTCGTGCTGGCGCCGCTGGGCGTGATGGGGCTCCTGGTGCGCCAGCACCGGCTCACCCTGGCGCTGAGGGCGCGCGGACGGGTCGCCAGGGGCAAGGTGGTCCGCGTCCGTGAAAGCTGGCTGAAGGCCAGTGTCTTCGTCGTGGAGTACGTCTTCCGCCCGCCGGGAGGGCCGGAGCTCCGCGGCCACTACAAGGTCCACAAGCACCGGCTGCCATCCCAGTCCGTGTTCGAGGGCATCCCCGTGGAGGTCCGCTACCTGCAGGAAGCCCCCCACCGGCACCAATGCGCGGAGTCAGAGGTGGAGCGGCACACCGTCATGGCCGGAGTCTTCGGCCTGGTGGTCCTCATGGTCGTGGCTTTCGCCAGGGTGTTCTACGTGCCCTGA
- a CDS encoding energy transducer TonB, producing MFETFDSASSAPAARRFALSTTASVAVFGLIAVAAMTAANTVKEVIKEKKVDVVFRPPPPPPPPVVEVKPPPPPPPPVAKPPPRAAPPVAKAAPPPAAVPTVAPAPLKAPDAVPLDKPPEAEKEVVAAAPMAVGGTGTLVPGGVVGGTGSGEGMAIGGGRAQPINLPETGTPPEPLAANLIPEYPADARSKGLEGLVILKGVVEVDGRVTGLKVMRGDEPFASAALAAVRTWRFKPAVVSGQPTAVFRIFKVPFRLKS from the coding sequence ATGTTCGAAACGTTCGACAGCGCTTCCAGCGCCCCCGCCGCCCGGCGGTTCGCGCTCTCCACCACCGCGTCGGTCGCCGTCTTCGGACTCATCGCGGTGGCGGCGATGACCGCGGCCAACACCGTGAAGGAGGTCATCAAGGAGAAGAAGGTGGACGTCGTCTTCCGTCCCCCTCCCCCTCCGCCGCCTCCCGTCGTGGAGGTGAAGCCGCCGCCCCCGCCGCCTCCGCCCGTCGCGAAGCCTCCGCCGCGCGCCGCGCCCCCTGTCGCCAAGGCCGCGCCTCCGCCCGCGGCCGTGCCCACCGTCGCGCCCGCGCCGCTGAAGGCCCCGGACGCGGTGCCGCTCGACAAGCCGCCCGAGGCTGAGAAGGAAGTCGTCGCCGCGGCGCCCATGGCCGTCGGCGGCACGGGCACGCTCGTCCCTGGCGGTGTGGTGGGTGGCACCGGCAGCGGCGAGGGCATGGCCATTGGCGGCGGCCGCGCGCAGCCCATCAACCTGCCGGAGACGGGCACGCCGCCGGAGCCGCTGGCCGCGAACCTCATCCCCGAGTACCCCGCCGACGCCCGCTCCAAGGGGCTCGAGGGCCTGGTCATCCTCAAGGGCGTCGTCGAGGTCGACGGCCGCGTCACCGGTCTCAAGGTGATGCGCGGCGATGAGCCCTTCGCCAGCGCCGCGCTGGCCGCCGTGCGCACGTGGCGCTTCAAGCCCGCCGTCGTCTCCGGTCAGCCGACCGCCGTCTTCCGCATCTTCAAGGTCCCCTTCCGCCTCAAGTCCTGA
- a CDS encoding ExbD/TolR family protein translates to MAFDVGGSKGGGVRPTMNVTPLVDVVLVLLIIFMVVTPLMTKNLWMNVPAKPDKKEEATPPPPDAKPPVVLTVDKAGKLRINHEEVPRDQVVARLQRMLNARADKIVFFDASDAVPYGSAMEVLDLARGGNITVAVLPERLAD, encoded by the coding sequence ATGGCTTTCGACGTCGGTGGCAGCAAGGGCGGCGGTGTCCGCCCCACGATGAACGTGACGCCCCTGGTGGACGTGGTGCTCGTCCTCCTCATCATCTTCATGGTCGTCACGCCGCTGATGACCAAGAACCTGTGGATGAACGTGCCCGCGAAGCCGGACAAGAAGGAGGAGGCCACGCCTCCCCCGCCGGACGCGAAGCCGCCCGTGGTGCTCACGGTGGACAAGGCCGGAAAGCTGCGCATCAACCACGAGGAAGTGCCGCGCGACCAGGTGGTGGCGCGGCTGCAGCGGATGCTCAACGCGCGCGCGGACAAGATCGTCTTCTTCGACGCGAGCGACGCGGTGCCGTACGGCAGTGCCATGGAAGTGCTGGACCTGGCGCGGGGCGGGAACATCACCGTCGCCGTGCTGCCGGAACGACTGGCGGACTGA
- a CDS encoding MotA/TolQ/ExbB proton channel family protein, whose protein sequence is MNFNLKEIYEHMGVFALGIAWTLIAFAVASLAVFFERLFVFFRSRAASRQFAGRAGPLLAQQQHDALVKEADGNKSSHLAMMLGGGMKTFLAKSRAPAGKLGAVELTRRDLVRINERITADVRRGMSVLATVGSVAPFVGLLGTVVGIIEAFAGIAKEGSGGLGAVSAGIAEALVVTALGLLVAIPAVLMFNFLSTRADALLLSLEQARSEFMDHLEDMAGDKRAVAGHGGSHAAGATDVVSTRTEAGDVGHA, encoded by the coding sequence ATGAACTTCAATCTCAAGGAAATCTACGAGCACATGGGCGTCTTCGCCCTGGGCATCGCCTGGACGCTCATTGCCTTCGCGGTCGCGTCGCTGGCGGTGTTCTTCGAGCGCCTGTTCGTCTTCTTCCGCTCGCGCGCGGCGTCCCGTCAGTTCGCGGGCCGCGCCGGTCCGCTGCTCGCGCAGCAGCAGCACGACGCGCTGGTGAAGGAGGCGGACGGCAACAAGAGCAGCCACCTGGCGATGATGCTGGGCGGCGGCATGAAGACGTTCCTCGCGAAGTCGCGCGCTCCCGCCGGCAAGCTGGGCGCGGTGGAGCTCACGCGCCGCGACCTGGTGCGCATCAACGAGCGCATCACCGCGGACGTGCGCCGGGGCATGTCGGTGCTGGCCACGGTGGGCTCGGTGGCGCCGTTCGTCGGTCTGCTCGGCACGGTGGTGGGCATCATCGAGGCCTTCGCCGGCATTGCGAAGGAGGGCTCCGGCGGCCTGGGCGCGGTGTCCGCCGGTATCGCGGAGGCGCTCGTCGTCACGGCGCTGGGCCTGCTGGTCGCGATCCCCGCGGTGCTGATGTTCAACTTCCTGTCCACCCGCGCGGACGCGCTGCTGCTCTCCCTGGAGCAGGCCCGCAGCGAGTTCATGGACCACCTGGAGGACATGGCCGGCGACAAGCGCGCGGTGGCGGGCCACGGCGGCTCGCACGCGGCGGGTGCCACCGACGTCGTCTCCACGCGGACCGAGGCGGGCGATGTCGGCCACGCGTAG